In one Candidatus Zymogenus saltonus genomic region, the following are encoded:
- a CDS encoding AtpZ/AtpI family protein gives MKEKDKKLLKQVLHLSSIGFSLVLAIVMGLAIGIFIDRKFDTEPWFTLIFLAFGIIAGFRNMFYIFKKYGLEYDDEDEEGDDQED, from the coding sequence GTGAAAGAGAAAGACAAAAAACTTCTTAAACAGGTTTTGCATCTAAGCAGTATCGGGTTTTCCCTTGTCTTGGCCATCGTCATGGGCCTCGCTATTGGAATTTTTATTGACCGAAAATTCGACACTGAACCGTGGTTTACGCTGATTTTTCTGGCATTTGGGATAATAGCCGGTTTCAGAAATATGTTTTATATCTTCAAGAAGTACGGACTCGAATACGATGATGAGGATGAAGAGGGAGACGATCAAGAGGATTGA
- a CDS encoding thiolase family protein gives MLRKVAIVSAHQTKFEEKKADERFQEMCYPLVRKCLDDTGLVFVPGRGIDFAITCSDDFFDQRTISDGPMGDLVGTGRWGGEEKVACDGAEAIQYAAAGIASGHYDIVIVLAHAKESQVDSRNIVTFHAFEPFYTRFLGMDYTQALGLQAESYMNKWGVTEKQLAAIAVRAAKNGAKNPNAQRTGSIKVDDVMKSKVVVSPIKELDLYPVSDGAVCMILAEETKARVLTDKPVWITGYGNCYDSYYLGDRNLYESTSLPKAAWSAYRIAGIIDPMEEFDIAEISVQATYQEPLWYEGLGLAEQGKGMELFESGKTDMGGKLPVNPSGGQLCGNPLLLSGIVRGAEAFLQLRGEANGYQVKGAGRALVHGTAGPAGQFHTVLVLENDKAQEGGKS, from the coding sequence ATGTTACGAAAAGTAGCCATTGTCAGCGCCCACCAGACGAAATTTGAAGAGAAGAAGGCGGACGAGCGCTTCCAGGAGATGTGCTACCCGCTGGTTAGAAAATGTCTTGACGACACGGGGCTCGTTTTTGTTCCGGGAAGGGGAATAGATTTTGCCATAACGTGCTCCGACGACTTTTTCGATCAGCGTACCATCTCCGACGGACCTATGGGCGACCTTGTGGGAACTGGAAGGTGGGGAGGGGAGGAAAAGGTCGCCTGCGACGGTGCAGAGGCGATCCAATACGCCGCGGCGGGGATAGCCTCGGGACACTACGACATAGTCATCGTCCTCGCCCACGCGAAGGAATCACAGGTAGATTCGAGGAACATAGTGACCTTCCACGCCTTCGAGCCTTTCTACACGAGATTTTTGGGCATGGACTATACCCAAGCCCTGGGCCTCCAGGCCGAATCTTACATGAACAAATGGGGCGTCACGGAAAAACAGCTGGCGGCGATAGCCGTCAGGGCGGCCAAAAACGGGGCGAAGAATCCGAACGCCCAACGCACCGGGAGCATCAAGGTGGACGACGTCATGAAATCGAAGGTAGTGGTCTCGCCGATCAAGGAGCTCGACCTCTATCCCGTAAGCGATGGGGCGGTCTGCATGATCCTCGCCGAGGAGACGAAGGCCAGGGTACTGACCGACAAGCCGGTCTGGATTACCGGCTACGGAAACTGCTACGATTCCTACTACCTCGGAGACAGGAACCTCTACGAGTCGACCAGCCTCCCTAAAGCGGCTTGGAGCGCTTACCGCATAGCCGGTATTATCGATCCGATGGAGGAGTTTGACATAGCCGAGATCAGCGTCCAGGCCACCTATCAGGAGCCGCTCTGGTACGAGGGACTTGGGCTCGCCGAACAGGGAAAGGGTATGGAGCTTTTCGAGTCGGGGAAGACCGATATGGGGGGGAAGCTCCCGGTCAACCCGTCGGGCGGCCAGCTTTGCGGAAATCCCCTTTTGCTCTCCGGCATCGTAAGGGGGGCGGAGGCCTTTCTCCAGCTCAGGGGTGAGGCCAACGGCTATCAGGTAAAGGGAGCCGGAAGGGCGCTGGTACACGGCACGGCCGGGCCTGCGGGACAGTTCCACACGGTTTTGGTCCTTGAAAACGACAAGGCACAAGAGGGGGGGAAATCATGA
- a CDS encoding thiolase family protein produces MTKRMRNVAISGIGQTRHRGHREDVNMVELVAEAVEEVLADSKMDLKDIDCIVHGNMELFEGIHQPDMWHVLGDGAYGKAGFRITTGGTTGATIACSADHLVASGMYDSVLAIGWEKQEEGMTTTGITNMADPLWEREVQTGAITGTHGVMMMNKFGEPANQAAAELRVLMANNARKNYKAHLRIEITRQDVLESRVLAWPLRLLHMCPESNGACAVLFVSEELAKKLPQKPVWMHDHVTVHRQETFDLVNMGDLDTHGEAARTLYARNGIVDPIKQIGVFEMYDPQSWWALDWIGKFLMLENGEQIEMVLNGDFAIDGKFPLNPSGGVVSSNPIGATAIIRVAEAALQIRGNAGDHQVPKDVKLALSSGFGGTFWTVFHLLGAEKPDK; encoded by the coding sequence ATGACTAAGAGAATGAGAAACGTCGCCATCTCCGGGATCGGTCAGACCCGCCACCGCGGACACCGGGAGGACGTCAACATGGTGGAGCTCGTCGCCGAGGCCGTAGAGGAGGTCCTCGCCGATTCTAAGATGGATCTCAAAGACATCGACTGCATAGTGCACGGCAACATGGAGCTCTTCGAGGGGATCCACCAGCCGGACATGTGGCACGTCTTGGGTGACGGCGCCTACGGAAAGGCGGGCTTCAGGATTACCACGGGAGGCACCACGGGCGCCACGATAGCCTGTTCCGCCGACCACCTCGTCGCGTCCGGAATGTACGACTCGGTCCTGGCGATCGGGTGGGAAAAGCAGGAGGAGGGGATGACGACCACGGGAATCACCAACATGGCCGACCCACTCTGGGAGCGGGAGGTGCAGACCGGCGCCATAACCGGAACCCACGGCGTTATGATGATGAACAAGTTCGGGGAGCCGGCAAACCAGGCCGCGGCGGAGCTGAGGGTCTTGATGGCGAACAACGCCAGGAAGAACTACAAGGCGCATCTCAGGATCGAGATCACGAGGCAGGACGTCCTGGAGTCGAGGGTCCTGGCATGGCCGCTTCGGCTTCTTCACATGTGCCCGGAGTCGAACGGGGCCTGCGCAGTCCTGTTCGTCTCGGAGGAGCTGGCGAAGAAGCTTCCGCAAAAACCGGTCTGGATGCACGACCATGTAACGGTCCACCGCCAGGAGACCTTCGATCTGGTAAACATGGGCGATCTCGACACCCACGGCGAGGCCGCAAGAACGCTCTATGCCAGAAACGGGATCGTAGATCCGATAAAGCAGATAGGGGTGTTCGAGATGTACGATCCCCAAAGCTGGTGGGCCCTCGACTGGATTGGGAAATTCCTGATGCTCGAAAACGGTGAGCAGATCGAAATGGTCTTGAACGGCGATTTCGCCATAGACGGCAAGTTTCCGCTTAATCCATCGGGGGGCGTGGTATCGTCGAACCCGATAGGCGCCACGGCAATCATAAGGGTTGCGGAAGCGGCCCTCCAGATCCGCGGAAACGCCGGCGACCACCAGGTTCCTAAAGACGTCAAGCTTGCCCTGTCCTCTGGATTCGGCGGGACTTTCTGGACGGTATTTCATCTTCTGGGAGCCGAAAAGCCGGACAAATAG
- a CDS encoding OB-fold domain-containing protein produces MGTKTDKEGREIVEIRYEMAIPGTFSTGPIMGHMLNKLKDKELWGNRCGKCRNVLFPPKIVCPKCFEEPTEWVKLDEWGYIATFDVVHFPTVNPLTGIMREVPYTTLIVALPNGGGFFHFCLEHDPEKLAPGKRVVPVWKEKREARPSDLEGWVLAED; encoded by the coding sequence ATGGGTACCAAGACAGATAAAGAGGGAAGGGAGATCGTCGAGATCCGCTACGAGATGGCGATCCCGGGAACCTTTTCCACGGGGCCGATCATGGGACACATGCTCAACAAGCTCAAGGACAAGGAGCTGTGGGGAAACCGATGCGGCAAGTGCCGGAACGTCCTCTTTCCTCCGAAGATCGTTTGTCCCAAGTGCTTCGAAGAGCCGACCGAGTGGGTGAAGCTGGACGAATGGGGCTACATCGCCACATTCGACGTGGTCCACTTCCCCACGGTAAATCCGCTTACCGGGATTATGAGGGAGGTCCCCTACACGACCCTTATCGTCGCCCTCCCCAACGGCGGCGGATTTTTCCACTTCTGCCTCGAACACGACCCGGAAAAGCTCGCTCCGGGGAAGAGGGTCGTTCCGGTCTGGAAGGAAAAACGGGAGGCCCGCCCATCCGATCTTGAGGGTTGGGTGCTGGCGGAGGATTAA
- a CDS encoding Zn-ribbon domain-containing OB-fold protein, whose translation MYTTDKLPLDQKDCFGKRGLMSIPYRYFAGVFLSRALIALRDEKKILGARCEKCDKVYFPPRSRCERDFSKMTELVEVGPEGTVEEFTVVNYEEEYFKKFCPMLDIPYTMALIRLDGASTKILHRIPGDKVKRGDRVRPKWLDDDQREAMITDIEYFEKV comes from the coding sequence ATGTATACAACAGATAAACTGCCGCTGGATCAGAAAGACTGCTTCGGCAAGAGGGGCCTGATGAGCATCCCCTACCGCTACTTCGCCGGAGTGTTTTTATCCAGGGCGCTGATCGCTCTCAGGGACGAAAAGAAGATCTTGGGTGCGAGGTGCGAAAAATGCGACAAGGTCTACTTTCCGCCGCGCTCCCGCTGCGAGAGGGACTTCTCGAAGATGACGGAGCTTGTGGAAGTCGGCCCCGAGGGAACCGTCGAGGAGTTCACAGTGGTCAACTACGAGGAAGAGTATTTCAAGAAGTTCTGCCCCATGCTCGACATCCCCTACACGATGGCCCTGATCAGGCTCGACGGGGCGTCGACGAAGATACTTCATCGAATCCCAGGGGACAAGGTCAAGAGGGGAGACCGCGTAAGGCCCAAGTGGCTTGATGACGACCAGAGGGAGGCGATGATCACCGATATCGAGTATTTCGAGAAGGTGTGA